The genomic window TGGCCACGCTGGTGCCGACATTCCTGTGCCCCAGCGATGTCCACGAACGCGTCAGCACCGAGTGGGGCGCGACCAACTACCACGCCAATAACGGTACGGCGCTGAATGGAGGCGTGTACAACAACTGCGACGGGTTGTTCTACATCGACTCGCAGAAAAAGTTTCGCGACATTTTGGATGGCACTTCCAACACCGCCGCCTTCTGCGAAACCTTGGTCGGATCCGGACAAGCCGACAGCACCCGCGGCGTCGCCAACCGGGGCCCGGCCGGCGTGATCGCTTCGGTCTGGAACGCCAACGCCGCGACCATCGAAGACTCGTGGTGCCTGGACGACTCCAGTCCGGTGATCTTTGCCCGCGGCGAAAAATGGGCCGATGGTTCGGTTAACGACACCGGTTACCACCACTTCCGCGGCCCCAACGCAAAAGAAAACGACTGCTATTCGCGGTACGCAGCGATGCTCAGCGGCCGCAGTCGTCACCCCGGTGGCGTGGTGCTGCTGCTGGCCGACGGTTCGGTACGGTTTGTTGGCGAAACCATCGAATTGAATACTTGGCGGCTGCTGGGTTCGATCGCTGATCAGCAAGTCGTTCCGGCCTTCTGATCAAACTCCGCTGTAAATCTTCGTTTTGCTTCCCGCGACATTCTTCCCATTACTGTTACGGATCGAACCGATGACCTTGTTTTCCATTTTGTTACTCGCCACGCTACCGGTCAGCGCGGACGCCTGGCCGGCTTTCTTAGGTGCCAGAGCCCCGCCGCTGGCGGCGGATGCTTTACCGCTGCAGTGGTCGCCCACCGAAAGCGTGGCTTGGCAGGCAACGCTGCCCGGACACGGACAGTCCAGTCCCGTGATCTGGGGCGGACGCGTGTTTACCACCAGCGTGGACGGGCCCAACGGCGAAGGTCGCTTCCTGATCGGTGCCTCGCCGGGCCGCAACGGTGAGAACGCCGGTTCGGCCGCGGACTCGAACTGCTTGCTGGAAGTCACGCGTGATGGGCAGAGTTGGACGGCCGAGCGAAAGTGGGTCGCCCAGGGTGCGATGCCCAGTTGGGCCTCACCGATCGTGCACCGAGGATTGGCGTACTGGATCAACCGCGCGGGCGTAGTGTTTTGTTTCGACGCATTGACTGGGGAAAAGCTGTTCGCCAAACGCATCGCACAACCATGCTGGGCCACACCGATCGCCGCCGGGGACCGGATCTATTTCTTCGGGCAACAGGGCACGGTGACGGTGTTGGCCGCCAGCCGCGAGTTTGAAGTGCTGGCGGAGAATCAGTCTTGGTCGGACGAAATCCTGCCGGCCGAGCCCCCCTTGGCGGAAGAGGAATCGGAACAGCGACGCCGTGCCGCGGCGATGTTCGCCCGGCCCACGCTGTACGGAGCCGCCGTCGCCAAAGGCACGATCGTGATGCGAGTCGGAAACTGCCTGATCGCGGTTCGCCGGTAGCTACCGCTGCATCTATCACTACCGCTGCGCCCGTAGCTACCGTCCCCAGACGGTGGTCCCGCGCGCATCGCCCCACGCTCTGGCGAGCGTAGCTACGGGTGCGATCCGGAATCACGCTACGCCAATATGCCTTCGACCAATTCGCCTTCCACGTCGGTCAGTCGGTAGCGACGGCCTTGGTGCCGGTAGGTCAGGCGGGTATGGTCGACGCCCAGCAGATGCAGCAGCGTGGCGTTTAAGTCGTGCACGTGGACGGGGTTTTCCGTAATGTTGTAACTAAAGTCATCGGTGGCTCCGTACACGGTGCCCGGCCGTACGCCGCCGCCGGCGAACCACATGCTATAACAGCGTGGATGATGGTCGCGGCCATAGTTGGTGGCCGTCAACGCGCCTTGGCTGTACGCCGTCCGCCCGAATTCGCCGCCCCAAGCCACAAGCGTGTCTTCCAACATGCCGCGTTGCTTGAGGTCGCTCACCAATGCCGCGGAGGCTTGATCGGTATTCTTGCACTGCTTGCGAATTCCGCCGGGCAAGCCGCCGTGTTGGTCCCAGCCCTGGTGAAACAGTTGCACAAACCTCACGCCACGTTCGACCAATCGACGGGCCATCAAACAATTGGCCGCGAACGTTCCGGGTTGCTTGGCGTCTTCTCCGTACAGATCAAACGTCGACTGTGGCTCGTCGCTCAAATCCGCGACTTCCGGAACCGACGACTGCATGCGATACGCCATCTCATACTGAGCGATACGGCTTTCCACAGCCGGATCGAGCGTTTGTTCATACAGGCTCTCGTGTAGTTCCGCCAAGCCATCGAGCAGCTTGCGACGGGACTGCGCCGATACGCCCGGCGGATTGCTCAGGTACAACACCGGATCGCGGCCGGCGCGAAACTGCACGCCCTGGTGCGTGCTGGGCAGGAAACCGCTGCCCCACAATCGCGAGTACAGCGGTTGGCCGCTGGCGTTCTTGGAAATCATCACACAGAACGCGGGCAGTTGTTGTGATTCGCTGCCCAGCCCATAGCTCAACCAAGCCCCTAACGAGGGCCGGCCGGCGATCTGCGAACCCGTTTGCATGAACGTGATCGCCGGGTCGTGATTGATCGCTTCGGTAAACATCGAACGCACCACACACACATCGTCCACGATTTTAGCCGTGTGCGGCAACAGCTCACTGACCTCCGTCCCCGACTTGCCATGACGCGCGAATTTGAACAGCGAACCGGCCACCGGCAGACTGGATTGGTTGCCCGACATCCCGGTCAGACGCTGGCCTTTGCGAACCGAATCGGGCAGTTCGGTGCCGTTTAATTCATTCAGCACCGGTTTGTGATCGAACAGTTCCATCTGCGATGGCCCGCCGCTCATGAACAACGAGATCATGCGTTTGGCTTTGGGCGGATGATGCAGCTCGCCCAGCACTCCGGCGGAACTGGCGGCAGCGGCGTCCTCGGCCAACAGCGTGGCCAGAGCCGCGGTCCCCAGCCCCAGACTGCTGCGTCCGAAGAAGTGACGGCGATTCAGCCGTTGCATCGGAGTCGGTTGGTTATCCATCAGTTCTGCCTCACACAGGGTGCGTAGTTCATAATCGCCTGAGCCAGGGTGGTCACGGCCGCAAACTCGATCGGCTCAAACCCGTCGCTGGATTGGTAATCGCCCACGGCTAAAAATTCTTTTGCGGCGGCTTCGTTGGCCGCGAACTCCGCCCGTTGCTGCTGCAACACATCGTGCAAGATCTCGCCTTCGCGTGCATCCGCCGATCGGCCCAATAGCAGCAGGCACAAGCGATCGACAATCGCCCGATCTCGATCGGCGGCTTGTGGATCGAAATCCCGCAGCGCGCGTGCAGCGCAGCCTCGCGCCGATTCAACCGCTTGCTCGTCATTCAGCAACACCAAAGCTTGCAGCGGAGTTTGCGTGAGTTGCCGTTTGGCTACACAGATCTCGCGGTCCGGAGCGTCGAAGATCAGCATCGACGGCGGCGGCGAGGTACGTTTCCAGATCGTGTACATACTACGGCGGTGGCTGCCCACGCCGACATCGCGTTTGTACGCGGCACCGCTTTTCTCCTTCCACAAGCCTTCCGGCTGGTAGGGTTTGACGGGGGGGCCGCCGATACGATTGTCCAACAAACCGGCCGCATGCAAACCGCCATCGCGAATCATTTCCACCGAAAGACGCCGCGCCGCCCCGCGAGCATACCAGCGGTTTTCGGGATCGATTTCACGACTTTCGGGGTCGGCGACGGAAGATTGCTGATAGGTGTGGGAAAGCAAAATAGTTCGCATCAAGCGTTTGACGTCCCATTGATAATCATGCAATTGAGCGGCCATCCAATCGAGCAGTTGCGGGTGCGAGGGCAGTTCGCCCTGGCGTCCAAAGTCTTCGGCGGTGGAGACCAGACCGCGGCCCATCAAACTTGCCCAGATGCGGTTGGCGGCGACGCGAGCGGTTAACGGATTGCGGCGATCGACCAGCCATTTGGCCAAGCCCAGCCGGTTCTGCGGCCAATCGTCCTGCATCGGCGGCAGGAACGCGGGGGTCGTCGGTTCCACACGCTCGGCCGGCGCGTCGTAGGCACCGCGAGTGAGCAGAAACGTCTCGCGAACTTCCGGCATTTCCTCCATCACCATGACTTCGCGAATTTTGTCCACGATGCCGCTGCGTTTCTTGCGTGCCGCTTGCACCTGCTCGGCGGCTTGACGACATTCGGGATCGATGGCCGAACAATACAGCTGCCACAGCGCCGCTCGAGCCGCGTCGTCACCATCCTTCGCCGCCGCCATTGTTGTCGAGACCCGCCGTGCATCCAACAGAGCGGAAATCTCCAATTCCGACAGATCGCGCCCATAAATCCGCAGCTCATCGACTTCGCCACCGGCCAGGCCGCGGTCGCGGAAGCGAGCTCCCACGGCGATCTCATTGACGCCGCCACCGTTGGCCGTGCGATCCAGACAATCGCGAATTGTGGTGGTGGCCACGGCGGTTCCGTCCACAAAAATCTGCAGGCCTGCGGCCATGCTGCTGCCGTCGTAGCGGACGGTCACATGGGCCCAACGATCGACCGGCAAGGGATCGTCGGCGACCACGCGGATGGCATTGCCGGGCCAAAAGTGAATCACCGCCGCGCTCAGCCGGCCCTCTTCGATCAGCAACTCAATGCCGCGACTGCCCGCATCGGTCCAAGCTCGACTGCGATGCCACACGACCGCTCGCTCGTGTCGGTGGTCGACTTTCAACCAAGCCGCGACGGTAAAGGGATCGTCACGTGAGAGGTCGCCGCCGACGGGGGTTTTAAAACTATCCTCACCGGTCAGCGAGAGGTGTTTGCCTGCAGCGTTTGGCGAGCCGGTTTGCCGATCGCTATCGCTCAGTTTGGCTCCGGTGGCCAAGGTTCCCGGTTTGCCGCCTTCGACTTGGTTGGCAATCACGTTTTTGTCCGCGGCGTCGAAACGGTAGTCGGCCAACAGGTCAGTATTAAGCGTCTCGTCGGCGACTTCAGCGTGTTTATCGTCCAACCAGGTTTCAAACCGTGTGTGCGACTCTTGGCGTACGCGGCGCTGTTGTTCGAGAGCCGTCTGCAGGGCTGCCTTGGCCGCGTCCAACTGCTGAGTTTGCTGCTCGGTGGGCAGCCACAGCGTGGGTGTGGGGACGGCATTGGTGAAGTGCGAATACAAACCAAATTCGTCGATGTTGTTAAAGAACGCGAAGAACTGGTAGTAGTCCTGTTGCGAGACAGGATCGTATTTGTGGTCGTGGCAGCGTGAGCATTCCAGAGTTAAGCCGAGCACCGCGGTGCCCAGCGTGTTAACACGATCGGCGACATACTCGATGTGGAACTCTTCTTCAATGCTGCCGCCTTCGTTGGTTTGGCGATGATGCCGGTTGAAGGCCGTGGCCAATATCGAATCGCGGGTGGGAGATTCGATCAAGTCGCCGGCGATCTGTTGGACCAGGAATTCGTCGTAGGGCATCGAAGCGTTGAAAGCGTCGATCACCCAATCACGCCAGGGCCACATTTCGCGATACACGTCGGACTGATAGCCGTAGGTGTCGGCATACCGAGCGGCGTCCATCCAGGGCACGGCCAGACGTTCGCCCAACCGCGGCGAAGCCAACAGCCGATCGACTTGACGCTGATAGGCCAGCGGTGAATCGTCGGCCAAGAACGCCGCCACTTCCTCGGGACTCGGCGGCAAGCCGGTCAGATCGTAGCTCAACCGCCGCAGCAACGTGGCACGGTCAGCCGGCGCGGTGGGCGTCAGGCCCTGTTGCGGCAAGCGGGCGGCGATGAAGCGGTCGACCGGATTGCGGGACCGCCGCGGCGTGCTGTCGGCCGCTTCGGCGAGCTCTGGCAGAGGCGGAATCGGTGGCGACTGGATCGGCCGGAACGACCAATGCGTCTGCCACTTGGCACCGTCGGCGATCCAGGTTCGCAGGGTTTCGATTTCGTCCGCGGACAGTTGCAAATTGGATTCGGGCGGCGGCATTTTCTCCGAGGGATCATCGGTTAGGATCCGCCGCATCAATTCGCTTTCCTCGAGCTTGCCCGGCACGACGATGTAATCGTGTTCGCCAGAGCCAGATTCGGCGAACACGCCCTCCGCTGTATCCAACCGCAAATCAGCTTCGCGACTACCGGCATCGGGGCCGTGGCACAAATTGCAGCGATCCGAGAGCAAGAGCTGAGCCTGATCGTCCTGGCCGACCGCGACTGCCGGCAGGCAGAGCCCCAGCAGCGAAGCAACAAATCCCAGCAGGGGGGCAGCGCAGCGAAGAGGTAGGGAACAAATCAACCGATGTGCGTGAAGGGCGTGCATTTTCATCCCCGCATTATATTCGCAAGCGGCGGCTTCGTTTAACCCGTAGCCGCAGGCGCCGGCGCGGGCCGCCGAGGATGTTTGCCATCACACTCGATCCCCACCACCGATTCGCTTCGATCCAGACGCCCCGGCGGACAACGCCGACGCCTGCGGAGCCTGGCACGTCCAGTGGTGTGGGCAAAACTTTTCGAGGCTCCTCCGGCTACGGGTTAAACGAGCTAGCCGCCGGCGCGGGCCGCCGAGGATGTTTGCCATCACACTCGATCCCCACCACCGATTCGTTTCGCTCCAGACGCCCCGGCGGACAACGCCGACGCCTGCGGAGCCTGTCATACCCTATGGTGTGGGCAGAACTTTTCGAGGCTCCTCCGGCTACGGGTTAAACGAGCTACGCCAGCTCTCCGAATTCCCAGACGCTGCGGTAGGCGTCTTGGGATTCAAAATACTCCAGCAACGAGGCGTAAAACGGATGATGGGCCAGTGTGGCACTATCGCCGATCATGATCAGCTTGCGTTTGGCTCGTGTCAGGGCCACGTTGGTGCGTCGGGTGTCGGATAAGAACCCGATCTCGCCACTGTCATTGCTGCGGACCATCGTCAACAACACCACCTCTTTCTCACGCCCCTGAAAGCCGTCGACCGTGTCGACTTCCAGTCCCGCGATGTCCAAGCGGCCGCGTAGCAAGCGAACCTGTGCCGCATACGGCGCGATGATGCCGATCTGCGCCGGTTGCACTCCGGCTTCCATCAGTTCCCGCACCAACCGCACCACCAATGTGGCTTCTTTGGGATTTAGTTTGCTCTCGCCATCAGGCTCCAGTTGCTCTTCATATTCCGCCCCGGCCGTATCGATGAATTCGATCGGCTGAGTTGTCAGCGGCGTTTCGATGACGTTCGGCAAGTCGTGCAGTCGGTGGCTACGGACCGACACGTCTGCGATCAGGCTGCCTTCATAAAACGTGTCCGATGAAAAGTTCATGATGGCTTCGTGCATGCGGTATTGCACCGTCAAACGACGAAACACCGAGTCGCCTTCGCGCTGAATCAACCGTTGCATCAGAGAATCACGCATGCCGGCCGCGGCCGCTTCGTCACTCAACACCGTTGGGGGCAATTGGCAATGGTCGCCGGCAAACACCAATCGCTGAGCTCGCAATACGGCTTGCCAAATGCTAGGCAACGTGCACTGGCAGGCTTCGTCGATGACCACCAGGTCAAACTCGCGATCGCCCAACAGGTCGTCGTCGATGGTGGTGGTGGTGCAAATCACGTCGGCCCGATCCAGTACCCCGCGAATGATCGAGCGTTCCAAGGAACGAATCTGACCCCGGAGCTGGCCGGCTTCGGCGAACAGTTCCCGGCGGCGATGATGCGCGTCGCGCCCCCGCGTGCCCCGGGATGCCGCCCGCACCAAGTCTTGCACCTCGCGCCGCATGTCGCGAATGACGTCGGTCGAGGGGTCGTTGTCGACCAATTCATCCAGAGTGTGACCACGGAGAGCTTCGAACACGCGAGCCGGATGCCCGACCCGCAGCACGTTGGGCAGCATCGCCACCAACCGTTCCAGCAGATTGTCGACCGCCGTGTTGCTGGGCGCACAGGCCAGCACGCGATCGCCCTGTTGGACAGCTTGAAAGATGACTTCGGCCAGCGTGGTGGTTTTGCCGGTGCCGGGAGGTCCATGCAAGATCGCCACGTCTTCGGCTGCCATGGCAAACCGCACGGCATCCTGTTGGGGCGGATTGAGGGAACTGAAGAATTCAATCGGGGGCGGATCGCCAAAGCGAAACGGTTGGCTGCCCAACAAGCGATCACGAAGCCGCCCGCGGTGGCCGCGAGCGGTGCGAGCAGTGGCCATGGCCGCCAGTTGACGCCGACGCGTGGTTTCGTCGGGCGACAGGTCGATGCGATACCAATCGCCTTCGGGCCATTTTTCCGTCGCGACTTGCAGCGTGTTGGGCTTGCGGCGGCTGACCACTCCGGCCACGCCGTGGTCCGACGCGTCGCTGTTATCCGAGACCACCACCGGCGAACCGACTTTCAAGCGGTTCATCGGCAAAGCTTCGCCATCGGGCCTGGCAAAGTCCAACAGCAAGCGGCCGGCCAATCCGGTTTGGTGGTCCACCAACTGCATTCGCACCAGCGCCTCGCCCGTCTTTTCGACGTCTTTCTGCGAACGGATCAGACGTCGGCGAGCCATCCGCTGGCGTTCGGCAACGGCTTCCAACTCCAGCCACCGAGCCAGTTCATCGAAGTAAGCGTCGGTCGACACGAAGCGATCTAAAGAGACGTTGGAAGCGGAAGGCATGCAGGGCAGTTAGACAGAGTGGGGATTGGTCGTTGTTCGCTCCGCGAACACAACGAAACGGTGCAAGCAATAGTGATCGCGCTTCGCAGTCGGGACGAGAGTGGTTTTGTGAGCGTTGCGTTCGCGGGGGACGTGAAAGGTATTACTGCAGCATTGGACCTTGGGGCCGCTTGCTTCACCCTCCTTTTCAAAGAGGGTCGACCCTTAGGTTTTTATAGTTTTTTGCGGCGGCGCGGTCGCCCTCTCCTCGCTGACGCTCGACTCTCCCAGAGGGAGAGTGAAGTGAATCCGTCATTAATACACTTCACGTCCCGAGCGAACGACGACCTTGCGTTGCGTTCGCGGAGCGAACGACGACTATGCATTCCGTTCGCGGAGCGAACGACGACCATGGTTACGCCAGCAGCTCTTTTAGTTTTTCGCTGATGGTTTCTTGGATCCTGCCTTTGAAGGGCAGGGCGGCCAGCGGGATGTTGCCGTCGATGTCGACTTTTTTATCTTCCACCTTCATGTTGGATTTGATGTTAAAGCCGTACACGGTGAAGGCCAATGACAACACGTTGCCGTTCCACTCGCTGTTCAAGTTGGTAACCATGCCGGGGTACTTTTGGTCGATCGATTGCATCAGCGAATCGACGCGTTGCTTGGCTTCTTCGGCACTCAAGTGGTGCGGGACGGCGGCTTTAAAAGCGGGCATTAAGTTCAGTCCTAGTAGTGGTTGTGCGAATCCGGGGAGGGGAATGCGGGGAAGTGATTATTTGACGACGAAGTTCACCAAGCGGCCGGGGACCACGATGGTCTTGACCACTTGCTTACCGTCGATGGCATCCTGAATACGTTCCTGTTCCAGAGCCTGTTGCTGCAAATCGTCTTTGCTGATGTCGGCGGCGACCGTCAACTTGGTGCGGATCTTGCCATTGACCTGGATGGGAATTTCCACGGTCGATTCCACCAATGCCGCTTCGTCCCATTGCGGCCAGGGTTCGTAAGCCAGCGTGTTGGGGTTGCCCAAAATGCTCCACAGCTCTTCGGCGATATGCGGCGCAAACGGCGACAGCAACAGCACAAAGCTCTGGACGGCTTCACGCGGGCGTTGTTTCTGACGGGTGAAGAAATTCACGAACTCCATCATCCGCGCGATCGCCGTGTTGAAGCTCAGCGATTCGATGTCTTCGGTAACGCTGCGGATGGTTTTGTGCAGCACGCGGGCCTGAGCTTCATCGCAGGGCGTATCGACCAGTTCGTCGACCACCCGAATCTCTTCAGCGTCTTGATCGACCACCATTCGCCAAGCTCGATCCAAGAAATTCCGCACGCCGCCCACACCTGCCATGTTCCACGGCTTGGTGGCTTCCAGCGGTCCCATGAACATTTCGTACAGCCGCAGACTGTCGGCGCCGTAGTCCTTTACGACCACGTCGGGATTCACCACATTGCCGCGACTTTTGGACATTTTGAAGGAGCGACTATCAACGCGAACGTCGGCGTCACTCTTCAAGACCAAAGCGTCGCCCTTTTTGACCACGTCTTCTTCTTGCACGGATGTCGCTACCACGGCAGTGCCATCGGCGGTCGTCAAACCCTCTTCGCCGCGTCGCACATCGGCCGGCGACACAAACTGACCGGCTTCGGTCTGGTAGGTCGTCAATTCGGCTTCGCCCAGGATCATGCCTTGGTTGATCAGTCGCTGGAACGGTTCGTCGCTGCTGACGTGGCCGCGGTCGTGCAGCACCTTGTGCCAGAACCGCGAATACAGCAGATGCAATACCGCGTGTTCGGCACCGCCCACGTACAGGTCGACTGGCATCCAGGCCTTTTCTTTTTCCGGGTCGATCAAGCACTGCTCATTGGCCGGATCGATGTACCGCAAGAAGTACCAGCAGGAACCGGCCCACTGCGGCATGGTGTTGGTTTCGCGTTTGTAACGCCGGCCATCCAGTTCCACGATCGCCCAGTCGTCCGAGGCTTTTTCCAGCATCGGTTCGGGTCGGCCGTGAGGCCGGAAGTCGTCCAGTTCGGGCAAGGGCACGGGCAACGATTCGATTGGCACCGGACGTTTCAATCCGGTCTGCTGGCCGTCTTCGTCGATCTCGTGCAGGATCGGGAAGGGTTCGCCCCAGAACCGTTGGCGGCTGAACAACCAGTCACGCAACTTGTAGTTGACCGCCGACTTGCCCAGCCCGTCGGCTTCCAGTGATTCGGTAATCGCGGCTTTAACCTGATCCGTTTCCTGTCCCGTGTAGGCGTCGCTGTTGATCGCTCGTCCCGTACCGGCAAAACAAGCTTTGCCGGCCAGCACCTCGTCGCGGCCTTGCATGTCTGCGGGTGGATCGACGACGGGGATCACCGGAATATCGAATTGCTGAGCGAATTCGAAGTCGCGTTCGTCGTGCGCGGGAACCGCCATGATCGCCCCGGTGCCGTAGCTGGCCATCACGTAGTCGGCGATCCAGACGGGCACCTGAGCTCCGTTGACCGGGTTGGTGGCGTAGCTGCCGCTGAATACACCGGTTTTCTGTTTGTCGCCTTGCGTGCGTTCGCGTTCGCTTTTGAAGGCCGCCTTTTCGCAGTACTCCTTCACCGCCGCGGCGGCCTCGTCGGTCGTCAACCGCGATACGGCCGGATGTTCCGGAGCGACCACCATATAGGTCGCTCCGTACAGCGTATCGGGCCGAGTCGTATAGACCCGCAGGGCGTCGGCGGTGGGTTCGTCCGAAAAACCTTGTTGGCTGCGTTGCTGTTTCCAGGCTTCAAATTCGTCGGCCGGTCCGATATAGAAATCGACTTCGGCGCCGGTGCTGCGACCGATCCAGTCCTGTTGCAAAGTCTTGATGCCGGCCGGCCAGTTCAAATCGTCCAAGCCGGACAACAGGCGTTCAGCGTAGGCCGTGATCCGCAGCATCCACTGCCGCAGGGGAAGGCGGCGTACGGGGTGCCCGCCGCGTTCGCTTTTGCCATCGATGACTTCTTCATTGGCCAACACGGTGCCCAGGGCGTCGCACCAGTTGACCGGAGCTTCGGTTTCGTAAGCCAACCGCCACTGAGCTCGATAGGCTTCCACGGCCGCTTCGTCATCGGCATCGATGTCGGCGGGAATCGGCAATTCGCTGATCGGGCGACCGCGATTTTGTTCGGGGTCGAACCAAGTGTCGTAGAGGACGATAAAAATCCACTGGGTCCAACGCACGTAGCCCGGGTCGGTCGTCGACACGACGCGGTCCCAGTCATAGCTGAACCCCAGCATTTTCAGCTGGCGTGTGAATTCGGAGATATTCCGTTCGGTCTGAATTCGCGGGTGTTCGCCGGTTTTGATCGCGTGTTCTTCGGCCGGCAACCCAAAAGCGTCGAAGCCCATCGGATGCAGCACCGCTTCGCCCCGCATGCGAGCAAAACGGGAAACGATATCGGTAGCCGTGTAGCCTTCGGGGTGGCCGACGTGCAAGCCTTCGCCGCTGGGGTAGGGAAACATGTCCAGCACGTACCGTTTGGCCGCGGCCGGTTTGTCGGGAGTCGCAAAGGTGCGATTCTGCTCCCAGAACGTCTGCCAGCGGGGTTCAATTTCGGCGGGTTTATAGCGAGGCATAGGTCGTCGATGAATAAGGAGTTAGAATTGGCCGGTATTTTAATGCGACAATCGCGTTTCGGGCAGCCGCCACACAGATGGTTCTAGTTCGGCGATTCCATGCTAAAATCGTCGTTCCACTGAAACGTTGCAAAGGACCCGAATGCTCAGAAAACGTAACAAACTGCAATTGACCGCCGCGCAACGCGATTCGATGCGGGCGGCTGGTCGATTTAACGCGGAACTTTTGGACCATATCCGCCCCCATGTAAAGGCCGGGGTGACCACCGCCTCGATCGACGACCGCGTTCGCCAGTACACGCTCGACCACGGCCATCGCGCGGCCACGCTGGGCTATCAGGGCTTCCCCAAATCCTGCTGCACAAGCATCAACGATGTGATTTGCCACGGGATTCCCAACGAATACGTGCTCAAAGATGGCGATATCGTGAATGTGGACCTGACATCGGTCGTCGATGGCTGGTTCGGGGACCAAAGCGAAACGTTTCTGATCGGCGAGGTTTCCGACGAAGCCCGAGCCGTCACGCAGTGCTCGTTCGACTGCCTGTATTTGGCGATCGAAGCCCTTACGCCCGGCTGCCGGGTTAGCACGATCGGCGAAACGGTGGTCCGCGAAGCTCACGGCCGGGGATTCAGCGTGGTCCGCGAATACGTCGGCCACGGACTGGGGCGAGCCTTTCACCAGGACCCCTCGATCCCCCATTTCCCCAACCGACAAAGCCGCGTCGACCGCCTGCTGCCGGGCATGTGTTTTACCGTCGAACCGATGATCAATGCCGGCACCCGCTACGCCAAACCGGTCGATAAAGCCGATGGCTGGACCGTCCGCACCAAAGACGGGAAGTTGTCGGCCCAATTCGAACACACCGTGCTGATGACCGAAGAAGGCCCCGAAATCTTAACTTTGACCGAAGACGGACCCCGCCGCGGGCATCGGTTTTAGGCGGCCAGGCAGCCGATTGACAATTGTCGCGGCCCCTCTAGGCTAGTACTCCCGTAACCGATCGCGCCGTAGCCGATCTCGCCAGAGATTGGACAGCGCGAGGGCTGAGCCTCCAAAGTCTGGCGACTTCGGCTACGCTGGCGACTTCGGCTACGAACGATCCCCCCCACAACAGCACAATCCCATGACGTTACTCGCCCCCCACTTGATTATTAAGGTCGCCTCGAGCGGCCGCATTAGGGGACGATGACGTTCTGGAAAGAGAACGGCTGAGCGTCGAACAGACATTTTTCGCAGTGCGAAGGTGGCTTTTCCGACCGCCAGCCAAGCAAAATCCGGCAAAACCCAGCATCGAAACCTCCGCGGCTTAGTGGCCTCGGGGGTTTTTTCGTTTTATGGCACAATAACGCCCCGACGGGCTCCCTCCCTTTTATTCTTGTTGCGACCCATGACCATGCGATCGATCGAAATCTACGACACCACGCTCCGCGACGGCACCCAAGGCGAAGGCGTCAGCCTCTCGCTCCAGGACAAGCTGAACATTGCTCAGCGACTGGCCGAGATGGGCATCGATTTCATCGAAGGCGGCTACCCGCTGTCCAACGAAAAGGACACGGCGTTCTTCGAACAGGTGCGGAAGCTGGACATGGGCTCGTCGCGGGTCTGTGCGTTTGGGATGACGCGTCGCCGCAGCATGAAAGCCGAAGACGACCCCGGCATGAAAGCTCTGGTCGCGGCGCAAACC from Roseimaritima ulvae includes these protein-coding regions:
- a CDS encoding DUF1559 family PulG-like putative transporter, producing the protein MFIQNTSPHRVPSRPAFTLIELLVVIAIIGVLVALLLPAVQAAREAARRMSCHNNLKQLGLGLHMHHDTMNRFPSQRDQAKAPVPAAEQSFYRWGPLGLLTPYLEQSAIYNAIDLKKPLYLFSMGPPPGVSTHPDLGDEVATLVPTFLCPSDVHERVSTEWGATNYHANNGTALNGGVYNNCDGLFYIDSQKKFRDILDGTSNTAAFCETLVGSGQADSTRGVANRGPAGVIASVWNANAATIEDSWCLDDSSPVIFARGEKWADGSVNDTGYHHFRGPNAKENDCYSRYAAMLSGRSRHPGGVVLLLADGSVRFVGETIELNTWRLLGSIADQQVVPAF
- a CDS encoding PQQ-binding-like beta-propeller repeat protein; this encodes MTLFSILLLATLPVSADAWPAFLGARAPPLAADALPLQWSPTESVAWQATLPGHGQSSPVIWGGRVFTTSVDGPNGEGRFLIGASPGRNGENAGSAADSNCLLEVTRDGQSWTAERKWVAQGAMPSWASPIVHRGLAYWINRAGVVFCFDALTGEKLFAKRIAQPCWATPIAAGDRIYFFGQQGTVTVLAASREFEVLAENQSWSDEILPAEPPLAEEESEQRRRAAAMFARPTLYGAAVAKGTIVMRVGNCLIAVRR
- a CDS encoding DUF1501 domain-containing protein — translated: MDNQPTPMQRLNRRHFFGRSSLGLGTAALATLLAEDAAAASSAGVLGELHHPPKAKRMISLFMSGGPSQMELFDHKPVLNELNGTELPDSVRKGQRLTGMSGNQSSLPVAGSLFKFARHGKSGTEVSELLPHTAKIVDDVCVVRSMFTEAINHDPAITFMQTGSQIAGRPSLGAWLSYGLGSESQQLPAFCVMISKNASGQPLYSRLWGSGFLPSTHQGVQFRAGRDPVLYLSNPPGVSAQSRRKLLDGLAELHESLYEQTLDPAVESRIAQYEMAYRMQSSVPEVADLSDEPQSTFDLYGEDAKQPGTFAANCLMARRLVERGVRFVQLFHQGWDQHGGLPGGIRKQCKNTDQASAALVSDLKQRGMLEDTLVAWGGEFGRTAYSQGALTATNYGRDHHPRCYSMWFAGGGVRPGTVYGATDDFSYNITENPVHVHDLNATLLHLLGVDHTRLTYRHQGRRYRLTDVEGELVEGILA